The Drosophila suzukii chromosome 2 unlocalized genomic scaffold, CBGP_Dsuzu_IsoJpt1.0 scf_2c, whole genome shotgun sequence genome segment tcccatgattcgtactgcaaccaagggcttccgttgagttgcctggattctgcgatgctagcatgtcagcttatggagcgtgtctatacttgtgatcggagaccaatggaaaatcgaaagtccatctgctctgtgccaagtcaagggtagctccattgaaggcctAAACAATTCCACgattagaactttccgcagcgcttttattggctgagctaatagtaaacgccaaggaagccatagatttcgattgcacctttcattgctggtcggactcgtccactgtgttggcgtggattcggcaacctccgagggagtttaacgttttcgtatcaaacagaatcgcgaaaattcaggagatgacgaaagacttggcttggcatcacgttcctacaaacttgaatccggcagacgtcgtatcgcgaggatgtaccccaagagaatggttggaacattccctttgggctaacgggcatccattccttctgcaaagctcgtcgAATTGGCagtccctgctagactcagtaaaggatcttccagagcgccgttctATGGCTCTAATAGGGTCCTTTAGCATAGACAattcatcaaactgcaaaatcatcaactctttcgatatgttcagcgcgtatttgcatacatttatcggttcatttcaaattgcagagcccAATCTGCGCCGGTAAAAGGTCGtctttcggtggaggagatcaactctggaactgtacttcttttgaggagcatccaacaggttaacttggcgaaggaatatggatctcttagccagggcaagccgtttccacagaaaagcaagctggtttcgcttaggcctatactcggctccgatgggttacttcgcgtgggtggaaggcttcagaacgcaaacttggactacgatACGAGGCATCCGCATGTTGTccaaggatcatccagtcaccaacgcgatcatcgtttattatcatgagaaatatttgcatggaggatcgcaggcgctgcttgccgcattacggcaaaggtactggccgattggaggccgcaagttcgtcgccagcgttatcaacaaatgcgttcgatgtttccgaatgaagcctgttacttgggagcacgtcatgggtagcctgccagcaaatagagtgcagccgAATCCAGCTATTCATATcacaggagtggactattgtgggccattccATCATAAGGCAGAGGTCAGAAAAAaaggcaccccacaagtgctacatcgccgtctttgtctgcttttccacgaaggctgctcatttggaagtggtccaggatctcacgacggatgccttagaggcagtccgcgtaccatttggagcgacaatgctacaaactttgtcggtgcaaagagCGAGCTTGCCGAGCTAAAAAagctctttttgagcgagcagcacacagcatcgatatcttccgtctg includes the following:
- the LOC139354118 gene encoding uncharacterized protein isoform X3 translates to MDLLARASRFHRKASWFRLGLYSAPMGYFAWVEGFRTQTWTTIRGIRMLSKDHPVTNAIIVYYHEKYLHGGSQALLAALRQRYWPIGGRKFVASVINKCVRCFRMKPVTWEHVMGSLPANRVQPNPAIHITGVDYCGPFHHKAEKMLKALRC